A window from Citrus sinensis cultivar Valencia sweet orange chromosome 5, DVS_A1.0, whole genome shotgun sequence encodes these proteins:
- the LOC127902694 gene encoding uncharacterized protein LOC127902694 has translation MACSTTEGEFSFPIITETHPSSIDSPPLWHLSPAASPNHHSSCNKLSNEEYCKQRKSCSNIDTYHYKTEDDQEENKMDILWEDYFNEEVSTMEAIKSSGGDHSVELGRVRALKLSKNGNGAIFSAAKKPSIVVFMKVLKKLFLLNNNSHHRHPRSLAEGMYSVPTLYGRIKTLSLLACGCSIGEKIKVHFVN, from the exons ATGGCCTGTAGTACCACAGAAGGAGAATTCAGCTTCCCAATCATCACAGAAACTCACCCTTCTTCCATTGATTCTCCTCCTTTGTGGCATCTTTCACCAGCAGCCTCTCCAAACCATCACTCTTCTTgcaataaattatcaaacgAAGAATATTGCAAGCAAAGGAAGAGCTGTTCGAATATAGACACTTATCACTACAAAACTGAAGATGATCAAGAAGAGAATAAAATGGACATTTTGTGGGAAGATTATTTCAATGAAGAAGTGTCAACAATGGAAGCTATAAAAAGTTCAGGTGGCGATCATTCGGTGGAATTGGGGCGTGTTCGAGCTTTGAAGTTGTCCAAAAACGGGAATGGAGCAATTTTTTCTGCTGCTAAAAAGCCTAGCATTGTCGTGTTTATGAAGGTCTTGAAGAAGCTTTTCTtgcttaataataattctcatCACCGTCACCCTAG GAGCTTAGCTGAAGGAATGTACTCTGTGCCTACTTTGTATGGTAGAATAAAGACATTATCATTATTAGCTTGTGGTTGTTCTATAGGAGAGAAAATTAAGGTACATTTTGTAAATTGA
- the LOC102626674 gene encoding probable magnesium transporter NIPA4, with the protein MDESSVGSWRDSYRGMSSDNVKGLVLALSSSFFIGASFIVKKKGLKKAGSSGVRAGVGGYSYLYEPLWWVGMIAMIVGEIANFAAYAFAPAILVTPLGALSIIISAALAHIILRERLHIFGMLGCVLCVVGSTTIVLHAPQERVIESVAEVWDLATEPAFLLYAALVLVAVFVLVVQFIPEYGQTHVMVYIGVCSLVGSLSVMSVKALGIALKLTFEGMNQLIYPQTWIFTMIVLVCVITQMNYLNKALDTFNTAVVSPIYYVMFTSLTILASVIMFKDWDRQNPTQIVTEICGFVTILSGTFLLHKTKDAVDGSSASIQMRMSKHSDENAYDPEGMPLRRQDNMRPS; encoded by the exons ATGGATGAATCTTCGGTGGGTAGTTGGCGGGACTCTTACAGAGGAATGTCATCTGATAATGTAAAGGGTTTGGTATTGGCTCTGTCATCAAGCTTCTTCATTGGTGCCAGCTTCATTGTTAAAAAGAAGGGCTTGAAAAAAGCTGGCTCTTCTGGTGTTAGGGCAG GTGTTGGAGGTTATTCTTATCTATATGAGCCACTTTGGTGGGTTGGCATGATAGCAA TGATTGTTGGGGAAATTGCGAATTTTGCTGCTTATGCATTTGCTCCAGCTATTTTGGTCACTCCTCTAGGTGCACTCAGCATCATTATTAG TGCTGCTCTTgcacatattattttaaggGAGAGATTGCACATTTTTGGGATGCTAGGTTGTGTTCTATGTGTTGTTGGTTCAACCACAATTGTTCTACATGCTCCTCAAGAACGTGTGATCGAATCTGTTGCGGAAGTTTGGGATCTTGCAACGGAGCCAG CTTTTCTTCTGTATGCAGCTTTGGTTCTAGTTGCAGTTTTTGTACTCGTCGTTCAATTCATACCAGAGTATGGGCAGACGCATGTAATGGTCTACATTGGAGTTTGTTCACTTGTGGGCTCACTGTCG GTTATGAGTGTTAAGGCTCTTGGAATTGCTCTAAAGTTAACATTTGAAGGAATGAATCAGTTAATATATCCTCAAACATGGATATTTACCATGATTGTGCTTGTCTGTGTAATTACTCAAATGAACTATTTGAACAAG GCTCTTGATACGTTCAACACGGCTGTTGTATCACCTATATACTATGTGATGTTTACATCATTAACTATTCTGGCCAGTGTAATCATGTTTAAG GATTGGGATAGACAAAATCCGACTCAAATTGTCACGGAAATATGTGGGTTTGTCACGATTCTTTCTGGGACTTTTCTTcttcacaaaacaaaagaCGCGGTTGATG GTTCATCAGCATCTATCCAAATGCGCATGTCTAAGCACTCAGACGAGAATGCTTATGATCCCGAAGGTATGCCTCTAAGGCGTCAAGACAACATGCGCCCGTCATAG
- the LOC102626967 gene encoding probable leucine-rich repeat receptor-like protein kinase At2g33170, which translates to MTHRPIQNIHIIILSFFFLLCSFVVSQLSSNQTSTMIKLSRLLNSSVTSWDVNNEPNPCSWKGVNCSNSLITRLSLSGFGISSSDVLPVVCQLGSLQSLDVSDNQLSSIPNEFMQSCGGIDGLKLLNFSKNELVSLPTFNGFAGLEVLDFSSNNLNGNINLQFDELVSLKSLNLSKNKFNGFLPINLGKTKALEELVLSGNAFHGEIPKGIADYRNLTLIDLSANNLSGSVPDRIGELSKLEVLILSANNLDGRLPTSLASITTLSRFAANQNKFSGPVPGGITRFLRNLDLSYNKLLGVIPIDLLSHPNLQTIDLSVNMLEGSLPQNMSPNLVRLRLGSNLLIGEIPSTTFTSLEKLTYLELDNNSFTGMIPQQLGSCRSLTLLNLAQNELNGSLPIQLGSLGILQVMNLQLNKLSGEIPSQFSQLKLLSTMNISWNSLSGSIPSFLSNLTNLVNLNLRQNNLNGSIPNSITNMRSLIELQLGGNQLSGTIPMMPPRLQIALNLSSNLFEGPIPTTFARLNGLEVLDLSNNRFSGEIPQLLAQMPTLTQLLLTNNQLSGVVPKFSKWVSVDTTGNLKLINVTAPDTSPEKRRKSVVVPIVIALAAAILAVGVVSIFVLSISRRFYRVKDEHLQLGEDISSPQVIQGNLLTGNGIHRSNIDFTKAMEAVANPLNVELKTRFSTYYKAVMPSGMSYFIKKLNWSDKIFQLGSHHKFDKELEVLGKLSNSNVMTPLAYVLASDSAYLFYEYAPKGTLFDVLHGCLENALDWASRYSIAVGVAQGLTFLHGFTSNPILLLDLSTRNIFLKSLKEPQIGDIELCKVIDPSKSTGSLSTVAGSVGYIPPEYAYTMRVTMAGNVYSFGVILLELLTGKTAVNQGNELAKWVLRNSAQQDKLDHILDFNVSRTSLAVRSQMLTVLKVAVACVSVSPEARPKMKSVLRMLLNAR; encoded by the exons ATGACGCACAGGCCTATCCAAAACATACacataataatcttgtctttcttcttcttgttatgTTCTTTTGTGGTGAGTCAACTctcttcaaaccaaacaagCACCATGATCAAACTTTCCCGGCTTCTAAACAGTTCGGTTACATCATGGGATGTGAACAATGAGCCAAACCCATGTTCGTGGAAAGGTGTTAATTGCAGCAACTCTCTGATAACTCGGCTATCTTTATCTGGCTTTGGTATCTCAAGCTCAGACGTTTTGCCTGTTGTGTGTCAGCTTGGTTCTTTGCAGTCTCTTGATGTCTCTGACAACCAGTTGAGCTCAATTCCCAATGAGTTCATGCAAAGCTGTGGAGGAATTGATGGGCTGAAGCTGTTGAATTTTAGCAAGAATGAGTTAGTTTCTTTGCCTACTTTTAATGGCTTTGCTGGATTAGAAGTCTTGGATTTTTCTAGCAATAATTTGAATGGAAACATTAACTTACAATTTGATGAGCTAGTTAGTCTCAAAAGTTTGAATCTTAGTAAGAATAAGTTTAATGGGTTTCTTCCTATCAATCTTGGAAAAACCAAGGCTTTAGAGGAGCTTGTACTTTCTGGGAATGCATTCCACGGTGAAATTCCTAAAGGAATTGCTGATTATAGGAATTTGACCTTGATTGATCTTAGTGCTAATAATCTTTCTGGGTCTGTTCCTGATAGAATTGGAGAACTTTCCAAATTGGAAGTTCTAATTCTCTCTGCCAATAACTTGGATGGTAGACTTCCCACAAGCCTTGCTAGCATAACAACATTATCGCGTTTTGCTGCAAATCAGAACAAATTTTCTGGTCCAGTTCCTGGTGGAATCACAAGGTTTCTGAGGAATTTAGATcttagttataataaattgttggGGGTGATTCCAATAGACCTCTTGTCACATCCCAATTTGCAGACTATAGATTTGTCTGTTAACATGTTAGAGggttcacttcctcagaacaTGTCTCCTAACTTGGTGAGGTTGAGATTGGGAAGCAATTTGCTCATTGGGGAGATCCCTTCTACAACATTTACGAGTCTTGAGAAGTTGACTTACTTGGAGCTGGATAACAATTCCTTTACTGGAATGATACCTCAGCAACTGGGCAGTTGTCGAAGTTTGACCCTCTTGAATTTGGCTCAAAATGAACTCAACGGTTCATTGCCGATACAATTGGGTTCTCTTGGGATCCTTCAAGTTATGAATCTTCAACTCAACAAGCTCAGTGGAGAGATCCCCAGTCAATTTTCTCAACTTAAATTGTTGTCAACAATGAACATCAGCTGGAATTCACTGAGTGGTTCAATACCTTCTTTCCTCTCAAACTTGACAAATCTTGTAAACTTGAACTTACGGCAAAATAATCTCAACGGTTCAATACCCAACTCTATCACGAACATGCGTTCTCTGATAGAACTCCAACTCGGAGGAAATCAACTAAGTGGAACAATTCCAATGATGCCACCAAGACTGCAGATTGCTTTAAATCTGAGCAGCAACCTCTTTGAAGGACCCATCCCAACCACATTTGCTCGGCTGAATGGGTTAGAAGTTTTGGATCTCTCGAACAATAGATTCTCAGGTGAGATTCCACAATTGCTGGCTCAAATGCCAACCCTGACACAGCTTTTACTTACTAATAATCAATTGTCGGGGGTTGTTCCCAAGTTCAGTAAGTGGGTTTCGGTTGACACAACGGGAAACCTGAAACTCATCAATGTAACAGCACCAGACACTTCCccagaaaagagaagaaaatcagTAGTTGTGCCTATTGTTATTGCCCTTGCAGCTGCTATTCTTGCTGTTGGGGTAGTCTCAATCTTTGTTCTATCAATTTCAAGGCGCTTTTACAGGGTTAAAGATGAGCATTTACAATTAGGAGAAGATATTTCTTCCCCTCAGGTCATTCAAGGCAACCTTTTGACAGGAAATGGAATACACAGGTCAAATATTGACTTCACCAAAGCCATGGAAGCAGTAGCTAATCCTCTGAACGTTGAGCTCAAAACTAGGTTTTCAACCTATTACAAAGCTGTCATGCCTTCTGGAATGAGCTACTTCATTAAGAAGCTTAACTGGAGTGACAAGATATTCCAACTGGGTAGCCATCATAAATTCGACAAAGAGCTAGAGGTCTTGGGGAAGCTGAGCAACTCAAATGTCATGACGCCTCTGGCTTATGTTTTGGCTTCGGATAGTGCATATCTATTCTATGAATATGCTCCAAAGGGTACCCTTTTTGATGTTCTTCATGGCTGCCTGGAAAATGCTTTAGATTGGGCTAGCCGATATAGTATAGCAGTTGGAGTAGCTCAGGGTCTCACTTTTCTACATGGATTCACCTCTAATCCAATTCTCCTCCTCGATTTATCTACCAGAAACATTTTCCTTAAGTCACTGAAAGAGCCACAAATTGGAGATATTGAGCTCTGCAAAGTGATTGATCCCTCAAAGAGCACTGGCAGCCTCTCCACAGTTGCTGGGTCAGTAGGCTATATTCCTCCAG AGTATGCTTACACAATGAGGGTAACAATGGCGGGGAATGTTTACAGCTTTGGAGTTATTCTTCTGGAGTTGCTGACAGGAAAGACTGCAGTTAACCAGGGTAATGAATTAGCCAAGTGGGTACTCCGTAACTCAGCACAGCAAGATAAGTTGGATCACATCCTCGATTTCAATGTTAGCAGAACATCACTTGCCGTCAGGAGCCAGATGCTTACTGTTCTTAAGGTTGCTGTTGCCTGCGTTAGTGTCTCGCCTGAAGCAAGGCCAAAGATGAAGAGCGTGCTACGGATGCTTTTGAATGCAAGATAA
- the LOC102627250 gene encoding dihydrolipoyllysine-residue acetyltransferase component 5 of pyruvate dehydrogenase complex, chloroplastic, translating into MAHLLQTTFLPSSSPLIRQNQTHILRISGSRTRVSAKIREIFMPALSSTMTEGKIVSWVRSEGDKLCKGESVVVVESDKADMDVETFYDGYLAKIMVDEGGVASVGSAIALLAESEDEIAEAQAKAAASGSPSSPASETSNSAAVVAAVPHPQLEKVKLAEPAAVTVGSAVHPASEGGKRIVASPYAKKLANELKVELARVVGSGPKGRIVAKDVEAEAAAAAGPAASVAAAGPAGIELASVVPFTTMQGAVSRNMVESLAVPTFRVGYTITTDALDALYKKIKSKGVTMTALLAKATALALVQHPVVNSSCRDGNSFIYNSSINIAVAVAIDGGLITPVLQDADKADIYTLSRKWKELVDKARAKLLQPHEYNTGTFTLSNLGMFGVDRFDAILPPGTGAIMAVGASEPTVVATKDGRIGMKNQMQVNVTADHRVIYGADLASFLQTLAKIIEDPRDLTF; encoded by the exons ATGGCTCACCTTCTCCAAACAACCTTTCTTCCTTCTTCGTCCCCGTTAATTCGGCAAAACCAGACGCACATTCTCCGGATTTCAGGCTCCAGGACCCGAGTGAGCGCCAAGATCCGCGAAATCTTCATGCCCGCTTTGAGCTCCACCATGACCGAAGGCAAGATCGTTTCGTGGGTCAGGTCCGAGGGAGACAAGCTCTGCAAAGGCGAAAGCGTTGTCGTTGTTGAGTCCGATAAGGCCGACATGGATGTCGAGACGTTTTACGATGGCTACCTCGCTAAAATCATGGTCGATGAAGGCGGTGTCGCTTCCGTCGGCTCCGCCATCGCTTTGTTGGCTGAGTCAGAGGATGAAATTGCCGAGGCTCAAGCTAAGGCTGCTGCCAGTGGGTCACCTTCATCGCCTGCATCGGAGACATCGAATAGTGCAGCTGTTGTCGCCGCCGTTCCACACCCACAGCTGGAGAAAGTAAAACTTGCAGAACCTGCGGCGGTTACGGTGGGGTCCGCGGTGCATCCGGCGTCGGAGGGAGGGAAGAGGATAGTGGCTTCACCGTATGCGAAGAAATTGGCGAATGAATTGAAGGTGGAGCTGGCCAGAGTAGTGGGGAGTGGGCCCAAGGGGAGGATTGTGGCCAAAGATGTAGAGGCGGAGGCGGCGGCGGCAGCTGGTCCGGCGGCTTCTGTGGCGGCGGCTGGTCCGGCAGGTATTGAGCTGGCAAGTGTGGTGCCTTTTACAACAATGCAGGGGGCTGTTAGTAGAAACATGGTGGAAAGTTTAGCTGTTCCTACTTTCAGAGTTGGTTACACTATTACTACTGATGCACTTGATGCTTTGTATAAAAAG aTCAAGTCCAAGGGAGTTACAATGACAGCATTATTGGCAAAGGCGACAGCACTTGCTTTGGTTCAGCATCCTGTTGTGAATTCTAGTTGTAGAGACGGTAATagctttatctacaacagtAGCATTAATATTGCTGTTGCTGTGGCTATAGATGGTGGGTTGATTACACCAGTGCTTCAGGATGCTGATAAG GCTGACATCTATACTTTATCAAGAAAGTGGAAGGAGTTGGTAGATAAGGCCCGTGCCAAGCTGCTGCAACCTCATGAATACAATACAG GAACTTTCACTCTCTCCAACCTTGGTATGTTTGGCGTTGATCGCTTTGATGCCATTCTACCACCGGGAACG GGAGCAATTATGGCTGTGGGAGCATCTGAGCCCACAGTTGTAGCAACCAAGGATGGTCGGATTGGCATGAAGAACCAGATGCAG GTAAATGTTACAGCTGACCATCGTGTGATATACGGTGCTGATTTGGCTTCATTCTTGCAAACCTTGGCGAAGATTATTGAGGATCCCAGAGATCTTACCTTCTAG
- the LOC102627539 gene encoding uncharacterized protein LOC102627539 isoform X1, producing MMINTIEVAVPIHVNIKPCLPINPFKSISIIKPGKRMTKTEVVEAKTTVISGSFDRKVGRQLLGKADFCGNGLEKTKSKKRVFFLDVNPLCYEGSRPSLQSFGRWLSLFFDQVSHADPVIAVFDGEGGTEHRRQLLPSYKAHRRKFLRQLTASQRFSRGRVGRSHQFILDVLGKCNVPVVKIEGHEADDVIATLVGQVLQKGYRAVIASPDKDFKQLISEDVQLVMPLQDLDRWSFYTLKHYIAQYNCDPHSELSLRCIVGDDVDGVPGIQHVVPGFGRKTALKLLKKHGSLENLLNAAAVRTVGRDYAQEALTKHADYLRRNYEVLALRRDVDVHLKDEWLVERDTHNVSNILSNFFGSLEETQKKVTYQNRLHSSNG from the exons ATGATGATAAACACGATTGAAGTTGCTGTGCCTATCCACGTCAACATCAAGCCTTGTCTCCCCATCAATCCATTTAAATCCATTTCGATCATCAAACCCGGAAAGAGAATGACGAAAACTGAAGTAGTGGAGGCAAAAACGACCGTTATCTCTGGGTCATTTGATCGAAAAGTTGGCAGGCAATTGTTGGGGAAAGCTGATTTTTGTGGAAACGGTTTAGAGAAAACTAAAAGTAAGAAAAGGGTCTTCTTCTTAGACGTTAATCCACTTTGTTATGAAGGAAGCAGGCCCAGTTTACAATCTTTTGGTCGTTGGCtatctcttttctttgatCAAGTTAGCCATGCGGACCCTGTTATTGCT GTTTTTGATGGAGAAGGGGGTACTGAGCATCGTAGACAGTTATTACCTTCATATAAAGCTCATAGGAGAAAATTTTTGAGACAATTAACGGCTTCTCAAAGATTCTCAAGGGGACGTGTTGGGAGGTCACATCAGTTCATTTTAGATGTTCTTGGAAAATGCAATGTGCCG GTTGTTAAAATTGAAGGCCATGAAGCAGATGATGTCATAGCAACACTTGTAGGGCAAGTTTTGCAGAAAGGTTACCGGGCTGTTATTGCCTCTCCTGACAAAGATTTTAAGCAGTTGATTTCTGAAGATGTGCAATTAGTTATGCCTCTGCAAGACTTGGATCGTTGGTCTTTTTATACACTAAAGCACTACATTGCTCAATATAATTGTGATCCGCACTCTGAATTGAGCCTTA GATGCATTGTGGGTGATGACGTTGATGGAGTCCCAGGAATCCAACATGTGGTTCCTGGATTTGGCCGGAAGACTGCCCTAAAGCTTTTGAAAAAGCATGGGTCTTTGGAAAATTTGCTAAATGCTGCGGCAGTGAGAACTGTGGGTAGGGACTATGCACAAGAAGCTCTTACAAAGCATGCTGATTACCTGCGAAGAAACTATGAAGTCCTTGCCTTGAGAAG GGATGTTGATGTTCATCTTAAAGATGAATGGTTAGTCGAAAGAGATACACATAatgtttcaaatattttatctaaCTTTTTTGGATCATTGGAGGAAACCCAGAAGAAGGTCACTTACCAAAACAGATTACATTCTTCAAATGGTTAA
- the LOC102627539 gene encoding uncharacterized protein LOC102627539 isoform X2 produces the protein MMINTIEVAVPIHVNIKPCLPINPFKSISIIKPGKRMTKTEVVEAKTTVISGSFDRKVGRQLLGKADFCGNGLEKTKSKKRVFFLDVNPLCYEGSRPSLQSFGRWLSLFFDQVSHADPVIAVFDGEGGTEHRRQLLPSYKAHRRKFLRQLTASQRFSRGRVGRSHQFILDVLGKCNVPVVKIEGHEADDVIATLVGQVLQKGYRAVIASPDKDFKQLISEDVQLVMPLQDLDRWSFYTLKHYIAQYNCDPHSELSLRCIVGDDVDGVPGIQHVVPGFGRKTALKLLKKHGSLENLLNAAAVRTVGRDYAQEALTKHADYLRRNYEVLALRRRRSLTKTDYILQMVKLQEDHE, from the exons ATGATGATAAACACGATTGAAGTTGCTGTGCCTATCCACGTCAACATCAAGCCTTGTCTCCCCATCAATCCATTTAAATCCATTTCGATCATCAAACCCGGAAAGAGAATGACGAAAACTGAAGTAGTGGAGGCAAAAACGACCGTTATCTCTGGGTCATTTGATCGAAAAGTTGGCAGGCAATTGTTGGGGAAAGCTGATTTTTGTGGAAACGGTTTAGAGAAAACTAAAAGTAAGAAAAGGGTCTTCTTCTTAGACGTTAATCCACTTTGTTATGAAGGAAGCAGGCCCAGTTTACAATCTTTTGGTCGTTGGCtatctcttttctttgatCAAGTTAGCCATGCGGACCCTGTTATTGCT GTTTTTGATGGAGAAGGGGGTACTGAGCATCGTAGACAGTTATTACCTTCATATAAAGCTCATAGGAGAAAATTTTTGAGACAATTAACGGCTTCTCAAAGATTCTCAAGGGGACGTGTTGGGAGGTCACATCAGTTCATTTTAGATGTTCTTGGAAAATGCAATGTGCCG GTTGTTAAAATTGAAGGCCATGAAGCAGATGATGTCATAGCAACACTTGTAGGGCAAGTTTTGCAGAAAGGTTACCGGGCTGTTATTGCCTCTCCTGACAAAGATTTTAAGCAGTTGATTTCTGAAGATGTGCAATTAGTTATGCCTCTGCAAGACTTGGATCGTTGGTCTTTTTATACACTAAAGCACTACATTGCTCAATATAATTGTGATCCGCACTCTGAATTGAGCCTTA GATGCATTGTGGGTGATGACGTTGATGGAGTCCCAGGAATCCAACATGTGGTTCCTGGATTTGGCCGGAAGACTGCCCTAAAGCTTTTGAAAAAGCATGGGTCTTTGGAAAATTTGCTAAATGCTGCGGCAGTGAGAACTGTGGGTAGGGACTATGCACAAGAAGCTCTTACAAAGCATGCTGATTACCTGCGAAGAAACTATGAAGTCCTTGCCTTGAGAAG AAGAAGGTCACTTACCAAAACAGATTACATTCTTCAAATGGTTAAGCTCCAAGAGGATCATGAGTGA